The Gemmatimonadales bacterium genome contains a region encoding:
- a CDS encoding aldo/keto reductase, which translates to MSFQSNPSRRDVVKFGLLTGVGLVAGTSRGLWAEELARLEQLPLITKAIPSSGVKIPVVGIGTNQYNLAADQRDSLRDTMKRFVELGGSVYDTATGYARGESEAVLGELSSELKLRDKLFFVTKVVAPENNIETGRAGFATSLERLKTNVLDGLLVHNLAGTDVLMPAFQEWKQQGKIRHLGISTSSERQYDALAAELTRHKLDIVQIDYSLGNRGAADRLLPLAMDRGAAVMINLPFGGRRGASVNFPKLASVPLPGYAADFDIKTWPQFFLKYVVSHPAVTIAIPGTRRVSYVEDNMGAARGRLPDAAARKKMEETFDALPA; encoded by the coding sequence ATGTCGTTCCAATCAAATCCCTCCCGTCGAGACGTCGTCAAGTTCGGGCTGCTCACAGGTGTCGGCCTGGTGGCCGGGACCAGCAGGGGCCTCTGGGCCGAAGAGCTGGCGCGTCTGGAGCAGCTCCCGCTCATCACCAAGGCGATCCCGTCCTCGGGCGTCAAGATCCCGGTCGTGGGTATCGGCACCAACCAGTACAACTTGGCCGCCGATCAGCGCGACTCGCTGCGTGATACCATGAAGCGGTTCGTCGAGTTGGGCGGGTCGGTCTACGACACGGCAACCGGCTATGCGAGGGGCGAGTCCGAGGCGGTTCTGGGCGAGCTGTCGAGCGAGCTCAAGCTGCGTGACAAGCTCTTCTTCGTCACCAAGGTGGTGGCTCCGGAAAACAATATCGAAACCGGGCGGGCGGGTTTTGCCACCTCGCTCGAGCGCCTCAAGACCAACGTGCTCGATGGCCTGCTGGTCCACAACCTGGCCGGCACCGACGTGCTCATGCCGGCCTTCCAGGAGTGGAAACAGCAGGGTAAGATCCGTCACCTGGGCATCTCGACCTCCAGCGAACGGCAGTATGACGCGCTGGCTGCGGAGCTGACCAGGCACAAGCTCGACATCGTCCAGATCGATTACTCGCTCGGCAACCGGGGCGCCGCCGACCGCCTGCTGCCCCTGGCCATGGACCGCGGGGCGGCGGTGATGATCAACCTTCCGTTCGGCGGCCGGCGGGGCGCCAGCGTCAACTTCCCGAAGCTGGCCAGCGTGCCGTTGCCGGGGTATGCCGCCGATTTCGACATCAAGACCTGGCCGCAGTTCTTTCTCAAGTACGTGGTGTCGCACCCGGCTGTGACGATTGCGATTCCGGGCACCCGTCGGGTCTCGTACGTCGAGGACAACATGGGGGCGGCACGCGGCAGGCTGCCCGATGCGGCGGCGCGGAAAAAGATGGAAGAGACGTTCGACGCGCTTCCGGCCTGA
- a CDS encoding serine hydrolase gives MTGIARIFRSGLLLAGLQLAASTSAAAQAKPDVLWKNLEATVQRAAAGFDGVLAVTIQDLTDGRTVRIRGDEVMPTASMIKIAVLVELYRQRRMAELYTLDTTDLVSGSAIMSRYTHGVTRLTLRDVATAMIGESDNGATNILIDKLGMDRINAMLAGLGYSKTRLERKMIDLEAALAGKENIASTDETVAMLAAAHQGKLFSADLTADFFRVLATPKRSRLMSRLPAGARGATKTGTLDAVVTEAGVLYPPGRPFAIAVMTTYVHDVPGAEQLIGEISLAAWNHFARLGKGSAYGRGLPVR, from the coding sequence GTGACAGGTATCGCGCGCATTTTCCGATCGGGGCTGCTCCTGGCCGGCCTCCAACTCGCTGCGTCCACGTCGGCGGCGGCGCAGGCCAAACCCGATGTACTCTGGAAGAATCTGGAGGCAACCGTTCAGCGCGCTGCCGCCGGCTTCGATGGGGTGCTCGCGGTGACGATTCAGGACCTGACGGATGGCCGCACCGTGCGGATCCGCGGCGATGAGGTGATGCCGACCGCCAGTATGATCAAGATTGCGGTGCTGGTCGAGCTCTACCGGCAGCGACGCATGGCGGAGCTCTACACCCTCGACACCACCGACCTGGTGTCGGGCAGCGCCATCATGAGTCGCTACACTCATGGCGTGACACGACTGACGCTTCGGGATGTGGCAACCGCGATGATCGGGGAGAGTGACAACGGCGCCACCAATATCCTGATCGACAAGCTGGGCATGGATCGGATCAACGCCATGCTGGCCGGCCTGGGGTACAGCAAGACCCGGCTCGAGCGGAAGATGATCGATCTGGAGGCCGCGCTGGCAGGGAAGGAGAACATCGCATCGACGGACGAAACCGTTGCGATGCTGGCCGCGGCGCATCAGGGCAAGCTCTTCTCGGCTGATCTCACCGCTGATTTCTTCCGCGTGCTTGCGACGCCCAAACGCAGTCGGCTCATGTCCCGTCTGCCCGCGGGCGCCCGCGGCGCGACGAAGACAGGCACTCTCGATGCCGTCGTCACCGAGGCTGGCGTGCTCTACCCGCCCGGGCGCCCCTTCGCGATTGCCGTGATGACGACGTACGTGCACGATGTCCCTGGGGCCGAGCAGTTGATCGGCGAGATCTCGCTCGCAGCCTGGAACCACTTTGCCCGACTGGGCAAGGGCTCGGCGTACGGTCGGGGTCTGCCGGTTCGCTGA
- a CDS encoding cbb3-type cytochrome c oxidase subunit I: protein MDPYVMRFLRSALVWLLLGVTLGAAMALRPAWQVYRPVHLHMLLLGFVFMMIAGVAYHVLPRFAATPLHAPRLAMAHVYLANVGLALLVTGFALRARAAPMATWFLALGGIGSAVGAYAFVWNLWRTLDRAALPFSQLARAPTRAAG from the coding sequence ATGGATCCGTATGTCATGCGCTTTCTGCGCAGCGCGCTGGTCTGGCTCCTTCTGGGCGTCACCCTCGGCGCCGCCATGGCGCTGCGACCAGCCTGGCAGGTCTACCGGCCGGTCCACCTGCACATGCTGCTCCTGGGCTTCGTGTTCATGATGATTGCCGGGGTAGCGTACCACGTCCTGCCGCGCTTTGCCGCAACGCCGCTCCACGCGCCGCGTCTGGCCATGGCCCATGTGTATCTCGCCAACGTCGGGCTGGCTCTGCTGGTGACCGGGTTTGCTCTTCGCGCGCGTGCGGCTCCCATGGCCACCTGGTTCCTCGCCCTGGGTGGCATCGGTTCAGCCGTCGGGGCATACGCCTTCGTCTGGAACCTCTGGCGCACCCTCGATCGGGCCGCCCTGCCCTTCAGCCAACTCGCCAGGGCGCCGACCCGAGCTGCCGGGTAG
- a CDS encoding Crp/Fnr family transcriptional regulator, whose product MTALLEALREASFLSGLSEPALERLAARCVPRTVGAGFSLFRAGEPCSGVYIVLEGQVRVYRTAPDGREQTLTVEGPGRPVAELPLFDGGPYPASGITVVASQLAFLPRAEFEYAFRHDPEVAAAVVAALGRRLRHLVQLVETIAFRDVAARLAMHLADYASRDGHLDGPDVVLDLPRTQEELATEIGTARESVSRAIKQLKKVGLVRDLSGTVWRLSPVGQLRDWARGGAS is encoded by the coding sequence ATGACAGCCCTGCTCGAGGCCTTGCGCGAGGCGTCCTTTCTTTCCGGCCTTTCCGAGCCAGCGCTGGAACGGTTGGCGGCCCGCTGTGTGCCACGAACCGTCGGCGCCGGTTTTTCGCTCTTCCGCGCTGGCGAGCCGTGCAGCGGCGTGTACATCGTCCTCGAAGGCCAAGTCCGGGTCTATCGGACCGCGCCCGACGGCAGGGAACAGACCCTCACGGTCGAGGGGCCGGGGCGCCCGGTGGCCGAGTTACCCTTGTTTGACGGCGGGCCGTATCCCGCCAGCGGGATAACGGTGGTAGCCTCGCAGCTTGCCTTTCTTCCGCGGGCGGAGTTCGAGTATGCCTTCCGGCACGATCCGGAGGTGGCGGCTGCCGTGGTTGCTGCGCTGGGGCGTCGCCTCCGGCACCTGGTGCAATTGGTCGAAACCATTGCCTTTCGCGATGTCGCGGCCCGACTGGCAATGCATCTCGCTGACTACGCCAGCCGCGATGGTCATCTCGATGGCCCCGATGTCGTCCTCGATCTGCCGCGAACCCAGGAAGAGCTGGCGACGGAAATCGGGACGGCACGCGAGTCCGTCTCACGCGCCATCAAGCAGCTCAAAAAGGTTGGACTGGTTCGTGACCTGTCAGGAACGGTTTGGCGTCTGTCACCGGTCGGCCAGTTGCGGGACTGGGCCAGGGGTGGGGCCTCGTGA
- a CDS encoding DUF2249 domain-containing protein, whose translation MTDESGDPLPGLDPESIVDLDVRGDLAEGNPPLGRVLRAAAALAPHQVLHLRSPFRPERLLGRLAREGYAWHTERFSEGDWSTWFWRREGLSVPGARTSDDAAAAVSDLVPEGVMDLRLLPPPEPILRVLERIEVDPGPFDILVPFYPEPLVRILEPTGRRIVLVQHRPDGVQVRIEPAS comes from the coding sequence ATGACTGACGAGTCCGGTGACCCGCTGCCCGGCCTCGATCCCGAGTCTATCGTCGATCTCGACGTTCGGGGTGACCTTGCCGAGGGCAACCCGCCGCTCGGTCGTGTGCTCCGCGCGGCGGCGGCGCTGGCACCGCACCAGGTGCTCCATCTGCGATCGCCCTTCCGACCGGAGCGCTTGCTGGGCCGGCTCGCTCGAGAGGGCTATGCCTGGCACACGGAACGTTTCAGCGAGGGCGACTGGTCGACCTGGTTCTGGCGCAGGGAGGGTTTGTCGGTCCCGGGCGCGAGGACGAGCGATGACGCCGCGGCCGCCGTCTCGGATCTGGTGCCGGAGGGAGTAATGGATCTGCGATTACTGCCGCCGCCGGAGCCGATCCTTCGCGTGCTCGAACGGATCGAGGTCGATCCCGGGCCGTTCGATATCCTGGTTCCATTCTACCCCGAGCCGCTGGTGCGAATCCTCGAGCCGACGGGCCGCCGAATTGTCCTGGTTCAGCATCGACCGGACGGCGTGCAGGTGCGGATCGAACCGGCGTCCTGA